The following nucleotide sequence is from bacterium.
GCGAATCAGTTCTTAGAATTAGATTGCAAGATAATGGTGAGGGTATGGACCGGCTTGGCCTCCAAGCATTTTTTGACTTGGGAAATTCAATGTCAAGAGAAGATCCTACAAAAATCGGAGAAAAGGGGCATGGAACAAAAGTTTACTTTAATAGCTCGCGAATCCGAGTCGTGACCTATAGGAACGGTGAGCGCTTAGAGGCTTCGGTCGATACCCCATTTCGCTCCCTTCACAATGGTACAATTCCACAGGTTAAAGTTTCGGCAGGACCTTCCAGCGATAGTCGAACAGGTACCGAAATAGAGATAATTGGTTACAACAATAACCGCCGCGACAGGTTCACCCATGCAATACTGAAGGACTACATTCTGTGGTTCACCAAACATGGCTCCATTGAGCATGTTTTTAATACTTCAAAATCAAATGTGAGATTAAGACTTCAAGGACTTGATAGTCAAACAATAGAAGAGATTGAAGTTGGTCATCCTTTTCCTGGTGAAAGCCCAAGTATAACTTCCCTTTTTGATACACATTTGGCATACGCCCCTGACCATTACTGTAAGAGAATTGTTCGGACAGGAACACTTTCTGATCATCCGGAAGTAACCTTTGAAGCCGTTTTTAGTATTGAAGGTTCAAGAGTCAAGTATGACAATAACCTAATGCTTCGACGCTCTGGTTATCAATCTCCGAAAGGGGCATATACTGTTCAAGAGAGATACGGCCTTTGGCTATGCAAAGATTATATTCCGATCCAAAGAAAAAACGATTGGATAGGTGTTAAAGGCACTGAATATACTCGTTTTCATGCGTTCGTGAATTGCCAAGACTTGAGACTCACTGCCAACCGTGGTTCAATTGAAAATACTCCTTCTGAGAAACTATCTGATCTAAAAAATACCGTTCGTCAGATTTATGAAGACATAGTCGAAAGCAACGACTGGAGAGACTTGGATTGGCTAGAAAGTCAGGCGGGAGCTTTTCGAACTGTTGAAAAGGAGCGCAGAGATTATGGCTGGAGAGTTTCCCGAATCAATAAGACAAATATTGCTGTGTTTGAGGGGACGCAATTAGTCGAGCCAACGCGAGAGAGTGGCGTCTTTGCTCTCTATATTTTGGTTGCTCAGAAAAAACCAGAACTTTTCCCATTTTACGTATTAGACTATGATACCCATGAAGGCATAGATGTAATCGTAAAATCAGATGCCACAACACCAATTTCACAATCTAAACTGTTCTATGTTGAATTCAAGCATATTTTGACCAAGGACTTTAATCATTCGTTTGAAAATGTCCACTCTATCGTTTGTTGGGATACACAGATTAAGCACAGCGAAACTGTTGAAGACATTACTGGCGAGACCAGAAAACTCATGATTGTTCAACCTGAGAAGGAAGGCGATTACACCAAGTACTTTCTTGACAACGAGCAGAAAGCGCGAAAAGTAGAGGTATTCGTACTCAAGAGTTATTTGAAGGAAAAGCTCGGTATTGATTTCAAGCCCCGAACAACGGCATCAGTTTTGTAACGCGTAAAAAATTGATTGGATTGCAAGTCGTTTCAGTTTGAAGAAGGGTTAGAGAGGAGAATATTAACATGCGTGATCAATTGCTAAAAGTTATTGTGAGATACCCCAATCTTGCATATGGCGGATTGAATTGTCAAGAATACGAGAGGTATAATGGTTCAAGTTTTGAACATGATAGAAAATTACTTTACGACGCAATTGAGGAGTTCGCGCTAGCCGTGGAGTGGCTAAGCACGAAAAGACGCCAGAGATCTTGTAATCTCAATTACGTTTGTGGCCATATTAAGGACGACATAAGAAAGTGGGCTAATCACAATGGCAATCCAATTCAATACGTAAGTCAAGGAGCCACAATCGCCGCGGCGATTGCCCTTGGGTTTAGATACAGATCGTTGCCTTTTTGTAGGTTCAAGGCTGCGATCAATATTGCTAACCCTAGACCTTTTGCTTCGGGGAAATCTGTTGAGAGCTTTTAGATTCTAGTCGAACAACGCGCTGAAGTGTGTAGATTTGCCATTAGCTTTAAGTTCATCTCGAAACACGAATTCAACCATTAATGATCCAATTTGCAATCGGAGACAATACGATGAAGCGGTCCCATATGATTTTTGTCATGCTTGCCGTTTGGTGTTTGGCAAGCGTTAGTGTGGCTCAGGTGTCTCAGGGCGGTTCGCCGGCGAGCCTGAGTCTGACGGGCATG
It contains:
- a CDS encoding ATP-binding protein; translation: MIPTVNATREFLEIANDFANPLELVREAISNSYDANASLITVLFDVIQDCGESVLRIRLQDNGEGMDRLGLQAFFDLGNSMSREDPTKIGEKGHGTKVYFNSSRIRVVTYRNGERLEASVDTPFRSLHNGTIPQVKVSAGPSSDSRTGTEIEIIGYNNNRRDRFTHAILKDYILWFTKHGSIEHVFNTSKSNVRLRLQGLDSQTIEEIEVGHPFPGESPSITSLFDTHLAYAPDHYCKRIVRTGTLSDHPEVTFEAVFSIEGSRVKYDNNLMLRRSGYQSPKGAYTVQERYGLWLCKDYIPIQRKNDWIGVKGTEYTRFHAFVNCQDLRLTANRGSIENTPSEKLSDLKNTVRQIYEDIVESNDWRDLDWLESQAGAFRTVEKERRDYGWRVSRINKTNIAVFEGTQLVEPTRESGVFALYILVAQKKPELFPFYVLDYDTHEGIDVIVKSDATTPISQSKLFYVEFKHILTKDFNHSFENVHSIVCWDTQIKHSETVEDITGETRKLMIVQPEKEGDYTKYFLDNEQKARKVEVFVLKSYLKEKLGIDFKPRTTASVL